One segment of Bradyrhizobium sp. CB2312 DNA contains the following:
- a CDS encoding CpaD family pilus assembly lipoprotein: MTLRHLCYPIVIGTTLGGCANTASIQPGPADQEIQVEQKSNVLFLQSLRGPERHRLRSFIAATSRGRLDALHVGVIGPPRLIAQVAHEARAMGVATYNIRLSASRVDLPARSGVRIEAITFDAHPPVCPSLSIVGPTVNENSFNPTLGCSVRNNLAVMVNEPGDLLGNGAVMPTSGDRAVLPITARGATSGDNRSNLEDETHNRVAPETQ, encoded by the coding sequence ATGACTTTGCGACATCTGTGCTACCCGATCGTTATTGGAACAACATTGGGGGGCTGCGCAAATACTGCCTCGATCCAGCCCGGGCCGGCTGACCAAGAGATCCAGGTCGAGCAGAAGAGTAACGTGCTGTTCCTGCAGAGCCTTCGTGGCCCCGAACGGCATCGGCTGCGAAGCTTTATTGCAGCGACCAGTCGCGGCCGGCTGGATGCCCTCCATGTGGGTGTCATCGGCCCGCCCAGACTCATTGCACAGGTGGCCCACGAGGCTCGCGCCATGGGCGTTGCCACCTACAACATCCGCCTGTCCGCTTCTCGTGTGGATTTGCCGGCTCGTTCCGGGGTGAGGATCGAAGCGATCACTTTCGATGCCCATCCACCGGTCTGCCCCTCGCTCTCCATCGTCGGTCCTACGGTGAACGAGAATTCGTTCAATCCAACCCTTGGCTGCTCAGTCCGGAATAACCTTGCGGTCATGGTCAATGAACCTGGCGACTTGTTAGGCAATGGCGCTGTCATGCCGACCAGTGGTGATCGTGCAGTGCTTCCCATCACCGCACGTGGGGCCACGTCGGGGGACAACAGGAGCAATTTGGAGGATGAAACGCATAACAGGGTTGCGCCAGAAACCCAATAA
- a CDS encoding EscU/YscU/HrcU family type III secretion system export apparatus switch protein, giving the protein MNDTSEEKNLPPSHKKLRDARKKGQSPRSADFVTAASLCAGFGCLCFRASSIEDGWREAVRLTDKLQEQPFNSAARQALVGFMDLSITAAAPILGAAVVAAILAGVLAGGGLTISVEPLKPSFEKLDPVKGLKRIVSQRSVVELGKSIVKVLVLGAAFVFTVLASWRALVYLPVCDLSCFGFVFKELKVLIAIAAGALLIGGLADLLIQRWLFLRDMRMTQSEAKRESKEQDGNPQIKGEHRRLRRESANESPLGIHRATLILTGRATLIGLRYVRGETGVPVLVCRGEGETASQLLAEARAQRLSIVEDHVLARQLIRKGAMGKAVPMECFERVAKAVFAAGLV; this is encoded by the coding sequence ATGAACGACACGAGCGAAGAGAAAAACCTTCCACCAAGTCACAAGAAGCTGAGAGACGCGCGTAAGAAGGGGCAGAGCCCGCGCAGCGCCGACTTTGTTACCGCGGCAAGCCTTTGCGCTGGTTTCGGTTGCCTGTGCTTCAGGGCCAGCTCGATCGAAGACGGATGGCGCGAAGCCGTGCGGCTCACCGACAAGCTGCAGGAACAGCCCTTCAACAGTGCGGCCCGGCAGGCGCTGGTCGGATTTATGGACCTTTCTATAACAGCCGCGGCTCCCATCCTAGGTGCGGCGGTTGTCGCGGCGATTCTGGCCGGTGTCTTGGCCGGCGGGGGGCTGACGATTTCGGTTGAGCCGCTTAAACCCAGCTTTGAGAAATTGGATCCCGTCAAAGGGCTGAAGCGGATTGTCTCCCAGCGGTCGGTTGTCGAGCTTGGAAAGTCTATTGTCAAAGTTTTGGTTCTTGGCGCCGCGTTCGTTTTCACTGTGCTCGCAAGTTGGAGGGCACTGGTATACTTGCCTGTGTGCGATTTGAGCTGCTTTGGTTTTGTCTTTAAAGAGCTCAAAGTGCTGATCGCGATTGCTGCCGGCGCTCTTCTGATTGGCGGCTTGGCCGATCTGCTCATTCAGCGTTGGTTGTTCTTGCGCGACATGCGCATGACGCAGAGCGAAGCCAAGCGCGAGTCCAAGGAACAGGATGGTAATCCGCAGATCAAGGGTGAACACCGTAGGCTCCGTCGGGAGTCGGCGAACGAGTCTCCGCTCGGCATCCATCGGGCGACATTGATACTGACGGGGCGAGCGACATTGATTGGGCTGCGCTACGTTCGGGGCGAGACCGGCGTCCCAGTACTGGTGTGCCGCGGCGAGGGCGAAACGGCTTCACAGTTACTGGCGGAGGCGCGCGCCCAACGTCTGAGCATTGTCGAGGATCATGTGTTGGCGCGTCAGCTGATCCGAAAAGGTGCGATGGGCAAGGCCGTTCCGATGGAGTGTTTCGAGAGGGTTGCAAAGGCAGTCTTTGCCGCCGGCCTAGTTTAG
- the sctT gene encoding type III secretion system export apparatus subunit SctT, translating into MDALSPTETQALIQTAVEFVVAAGLGAARALGIMLVLPVFTRPHIGGIIRASATIVIGLPCLMQIRNGLQTLDPGTRMVAVSLLGLKEIFIGLLFGFLLSIPLWSIQAVGDIIDTQRGISSQLDDPATRSQTAAMGLFLGTAAVTIFVVSGGLQTMVRCLYGSYLIWPVYRLLPPLTQQGAMEFIGLLDHIMHTTLVVAGPVLALLLLIDVSLMLLGRFAPQIKLNDLSPTIKNAAFGIIVVSYAVFLIEYMGAEIIRFNGVLEWLEKFLK; encoded by the coding sequence ATGGATGCCTTGTCACCCACCGAGACGCAAGCTCTGATTCAGACTGCTGTCGAGTTCGTCGTTGCGGCCGGTCTTGGCGCGGCCCGGGCCCTCGGCATTATGCTGGTTCTTCCGGTATTCACGCGACCGCACATTGGCGGGATTATCCGCGCAAGCGCGACGATTGTGATTGGATTGCCTTGCTTGATGCAGATCAGGAACGGCTTGCAGACACTAGATCCGGGCACCCGTATGGTTGCGGTCTCGCTCCTCGGTTTGAAGGAGATATTTATCGGCCTGCTGTTTGGTTTTCTGCTTAGTATACCACTTTGGAGCATCCAGGCCGTTGGTGACATCATTGATACCCAGCGCGGCATCTCCAGCCAGCTGGACGATCCTGCGACACGCAGTCAAACCGCCGCGATGGGGCTCTTTCTCGGGACTGCCGCGGTTACGATCTTCGTTGTATCAGGAGGTCTGCAGACCATGGTCAGATGCCTCTATGGAAGTTATCTGATCTGGCCCGTGTATCGGCTGCTACCTCCTCTGACCCAGCAAGGGGCAATGGAGTTTATCGGGCTTCTCGACCATATCATGCATACGACTCTTGTGGTCGCCGGGCCCGTGCTGGCTCTGCTGCTTCTGATTGACGTATCCCTCATGCTGCTCGGGCGCTTTGCGCCGCAAATCAAGCTGAACGATCTCTCTCCGACCATCAAGAATGCCGCCTTTGGCATTATTGTGGTCAGCTACGCCGTCTTCCTCATCGAATATATGGGAGCAGAGATCATTCGGTTCAACGGCGTGCTGGAGTGGCTCGAGAAGTTCTTGAAATGA
- a CDS encoding flagellar biosynthetic protein FliQ has protein sequence MEEASILTHLSRSLVLFMIWVLPPLLAALVAGLGIGIVQAATQLQDQTLPLTVKLLVVVAVLVLFAPVLSAPLIEQAQRIFTEFPALTARY, from the coding sequence ATGGAGGAGGCCAGCATTCTCACCCACCTGAGCCGATCATTAGTCCTGTTCATGATCTGGGTTCTACCGCCGCTTCTGGCAGCCCTCGTGGCCGGATTGGGTATTGGCATCGTGCAGGCAGCAACCCAGCTCCAGGATCAAACCTTGCCGCTTACCGTGAAGCTCCTCGTCGTCGTCGCCGTGCTCGTTCTGTTTGCTCCGGTGCTGAGCGCGCCCCTGATCGAGCAAGCCCAGCGTATCTTTACTGAGTTCCCCGCGCTCACAGCGAGGTATTAG
- the sctR gene encoding type III secretion system export apparatus subunit SctR, producing MVDIQPSILALVAATAGLGLLGFAVVTTTAFIKVSVVLFLIRNALGTQSIPPNIVLYGAALILTVFIGAPVFEQTYNRVTDTQLRYQTADDWLTAAKEGSEPLRAHLKKFTTEEQRTFFLSSTEHIWSEEMRANATADDFAILVPSFLISELKRAFEIGFLLYLPFITIDLIVTTILMAMGMSMVSPTMISVPFKLFLFVTIDGWSRLMHGLVLSYASPGG from the coding sequence ATGGTTGACATTCAACCGAGCATCCTTGCGCTTGTTGCGGCGACCGCCGGTCTTGGCCTGCTGGGGTTCGCAGTTGTCACAACAACGGCGTTCATCAAGGTTTCCGTCGTTCTCTTCCTGATCCGCAACGCGCTCGGCACTCAGTCCATACCACCGAACATCGTTTTGTATGGTGCTGCATTGATCCTTACCGTGTTCATAGGGGCCCCAGTATTCGAGCAAACCTACAACCGCGTGACCGATACGCAACTTCGTTACCAAACCGCCGATGACTGGTTGACCGCCGCCAAGGAAGGCAGCGAGCCGCTGCGCGCCCATCTCAAAAAGTTCACCACTGAGGAGCAGCGCACGTTCTTCTTGTCGTCGACGGAACATATCTGGTCGGAGGAGATGCGCGCCAACGCAACAGCCGACGATTTTGCGATCCTCGTGCCGTCTTTTTTGATCTCGGAGCTTAAGCGTGCGTTTGAAATCGGTTTCCTTCTCTATCTTCCGTTCATCACGATCGACCTGATTGTGACGACAATTCTGATGGCCATGGGCATGTCAATGGTATCACCAACAATGATATCCGTTCCTTTCAAGCTCTTTCTGTTCGTCACAATCGACGGCTGGTCGCGGCTCATGCACGGATTGGTCTTAAGCTACGCATCCCCGGGGGGGTGA
- the sctQ gene encoding type III secretion system cytoplasmic ring protein SctQ, with the protein MGEPALYQPAAKLSHEVVSWLNETAAPRTVLQSRIGDKPLSIRVSRLVWQAEPYATSVLDCVFCAEGETAVLSLPRLLVEALISTVQHGLTIPSDPTRSLLLELALEPWLAALEIVLARNLQLIRVEDTTAKDPYLEFDVTFGPLAAKARLFLFAPLDGRVPSAFRVLGELIGQLPRDLGKISSELPVVIAREIGSLRAPIKLLRQAQPGDALLPEVIPFAHDQLILAADKLWAPAQVAGDRLILRGPFRLQSHPLRYANMTIRPQAEQAIPPSEADIDSVEITLVFECGRWPITLGTLRSINEGHVFELGRPVDGPVDIVANGQLIGRGDIVRVGEALGIRLLSKLAPNG; encoded by the coding sequence ATGGGTGAACCCGCACTATATCAGCCAGCGGCAAAGCTGTCGCATGAAGTGGTCTCCTGGCTCAACGAGACCGCCGCACCGCGCACGGTTCTGCAGAGCCGCATTGGCGATAAGCCGCTATCGATCCGTGTGAGCCGGCTTGTTTGGCAGGCCGAGCCATATGCCACGTCGGTGCTCGACTGCGTATTTTGCGCCGAAGGCGAGACCGCTGTGTTGTCCTTGCCCCGCCTTCTCGTCGAGGCACTGATTTCAACTGTCCAGCATGGCCTTACTATACCTTCCGACCCAACTCGCTCGCTCCTTCTCGAACTTGCACTGGAACCTTGGCTCGCTGCATTAGAGATCGTGCTCGCGCGGAATTTGCAGCTGATCCGCGTCGAAGACACAACGGCCAAAGACCCCTATTTGGAGTTCGACGTTACTTTCGGGCCGCTGGCGGCCAAGGCTCGCCTGTTCTTGTTCGCGCCTCTTGACGGTCGGGTACCGTCTGCGTTTCGTGTCTTAGGCGAGTTGATCGGCCAATTACCGCGAGATTTAGGTAAGATTTCTTCGGAATTGCCGGTCGTAATTGCGAGAGAGATCGGCTCGCTGCGCGCGCCCATCAAGCTTCTTCGCCAAGCACAGCCCGGCGACGCACTGCTGCCCGAGGTCATTCCCTTTGCCCATGACCAGCTCATCCTCGCTGCGGACAAGTTGTGGGCGCCGGCGCAGGTGGCGGGCGACAGACTTATCCTTCGGGGACCATTCCGCCTGCAGTCCCATCCTCTAAGGTATGCAAATATGACGATACGCCCCCAAGCTGAACAAGCAATCCCGCCCTCGGAAGCCGACATCGACAGTGTTGAGATCACGCTTGTGTTCGAATGCGGCCGCTGGCCCATCACGCTGGGTACGTTGAGAAGCATCAACGAGGGGCACGTGTTCGAGCTTGGCCGGCCGGTGGACGGTCCGGTCGACATTGTTGCCAATGGTCAATTGATCGGCCGCGGCGACATTGTACGTGTCGGTGAAGCGTTGGGCATCCGGCTACTGAGCAAGTTGGCGCCCAATGGTTGA
- the sctN gene encoding type III secretion system ATPase SctN: MTTQQSGHDQAGGEGDVHATIASLRFAAKEVDTRAVRGRITRAIGTLLHAVLPGARVGELCLLQDHASGWSLEAEVIGLLPDGVLLTPIGDMVGLSHRAEVLPTGRMQEVSVGPGLLGRVIDSFGRPLDGKGPIRTVHTCPLRGKAPNPMRRRGIEQPFPLGVRVLDGLLTCGEGQRIGIYGDAGCGKSTLMSQIVKGAAADVTVVALIGERGREVREFIERHLGDALARTIVVVETSDRSAMERAQCAHMATALAEYFRDQGLQVVLMMDSLTRFSRAMREIGLAAGEPPTRRGFPPSVFALLPGLLERAGMGERGSITAFYTVLVEGDGTGDPIAEESRGILDGHIILSRALASREHFPAIDVLSSRSRVMDAVASGPHRKAASAFRDLLSRYNEAEFLIKVGEYKPGNDPLTDRAIESIEELRAFLRQAQDEPSSFEETVSWMSRLTA, encoded by the coding sequence GTGACGACGCAACAATCAGGCCATGATCAAGCCGGCGGAGAAGGAGATGTGCATGCGACGATAGCATCTCTGAGATTCGCAGCAAAGGAGGTCGATACGCGTGCCGTGCGGGGACGGATCACGCGTGCGATCGGCACCTTGCTCCATGCCGTGTTGCCAGGGGCCCGTGTTGGAGAACTTTGCCTATTGCAGGATCACGCTTCCGGATGGTCACTTGAAGCGGAAGTCATCGGTTTGCTGCCGGACGGGGTTTTGCTGACGCCCATTGGCGATATGGTAGGCTTGTCCCACCGCGCGGAAGTGCTCCCAACAGGGCGCATGCAGGAAGTGTCAGTCGGGCCCGGCCTGCTCGGCCGCGTGATCGATAGCTTCGGCCGTCCACTCGATGGCAAGGGGCCGATAAGGACGGTCCACACTTGTCCGCTCCGCGGCAAGGCGCCGAACCCGATGAGGCGGCGTGGCATCGAGCAGCCGTTTCCGCTCGGCGTTCGCGTTCTGGATGGACTTCTGACGTGTGGCGAAGGTCAGCGCATCGGAATCTATGGAGATGCCGGTTGCGGTAAGTCGACGCTGATGTCGCAAATTGTAAAAGGCGCGGCCGCCGATGTCACCGTGGTTGCTCTCATAGGGGAGCGTGGGCGCGAGGTGCGTGAATTCATCGAACGTCATCTTGGAGATGCCCTCGCTCGCACGATCGTTGTCGTTGAGACATCCGATCGATCGGCAATGGAGCGGGCGCAATGCGCTCATATGGCGACCGCACTCGCCGAGTATTTTCGTGATCAAGGGCTGCAGGTCGTTCTGATGATGGATTCGCTGACCCGCTTTAGCCGTGCGATGCGCGAAATCGGCCTTGCCGCCGGAGAACCTCCCACCCGGCGCGGCTTTCCTCCTTCCGTCTTTGCGCTGCTTCCTGGTCTGTTGGAGCGAGCCGGTATGGGCGAGCGGGGCTCGATCACGGCATTTTATACCGTGCTTGTCGAAGGTGACGGCACGGGCGATCCGATCGCCGAAGAGTCGCGCGGCATTCTCGACGGTCATATCATTCTTTCGCGCGCACTGGCCTCCCGAGAGCATTTTCCCGCCATCGACGTGCTGTCGAGCCGAAGTCGTGTCATGGATGCGGTCGCCTCTGGTCCACATCGCAAGGCGGCATCCGCATTCCGCGATCTGCTCTCGCGCTACAATGAGGCTGAGTTCCTGATCAAGGTCGGTGAATACAAGCCGGGCAACGATCCACTGACTGATCGGGCAATCGAGTCAATCGAGGAACTGCGCGCATTCTTGCGCCAGGCACAGGACGAGCCGTCGAGCTTTGAGGAGACCGTTTCATGGATGTCGCGTCTGACGGCCTGA
- the sctL gene encoding type III secretion system stator protein SctL yields the protein MTANETVLPYSPQIRPLGPLIPAAELGIWYDAVQTRALAERYLRQVRSWARKAYQQERERGHCEGLRSGSDEMAQLIARAASDVAGRKAVLQQELPQLVIEILTDLLGSFDPGEMLVRTVRHAVEKRYGSAEICLHVSPVNADALRHEFLAFDGTNSRPKVRIDPDPAVGPDQCVLWSEFGSVDLGLAAQLRTLRLGLDPSSQES from the coding sequence ATGACGGCCAATGAAACAGTCTTGCCATATAGCCCGCAGATTCGGCCGCTCGGTCCGCTCATACCAGCCGCGGAACTTGGCATCTGGTACGATGCGGTGCAGACGCGCGCGCTAGCCGAGCGATACCTTCGGCAGGTTCGCAGTTGGGCAAGGAAGGCCTATCAGCAGGAGCGGGAGCGCGGGCACTGCGAGGGTCTAAGGTCAGGCTCGGACGAAATGGCACAGCTGATTGCCCGAGCTGCTTCCGATGTGGCCGGGCGAAAAGCCGTTCTGCAACAGGAGTTACCACAGCTCGTCATTGAGATATTGACCGATTTGTTGGGCTCCTTTGATCCGGGTGAGATGTTGGTAAGAACCGTTCGTCACGCTGTCGAGAAAAGATATGGCAGCGCAGAAATATGCCTTCACGTGTCTCCTGTGAACGCTGATGCACTAAGACATGAATTCCTGGCGTTCGATGGAACGAATAGTCGGCCGAAAGTCAGAATCGATCCGGACCCTGCCGTGGGGCCGGACCAGTGCGTTCTGTGGAGTGAGTTCGGCAGTGTCGATTTAGGACTTGCCGCGCAGCTCCGCACATTGCGTCTCGGCCTTGATCCATCTTCTCAGGAAAGCTAA
- a CDS encoding nodulation protein NolU, producing the protein MASTNPTYSLNPHSDRLRELAALIHPSRFAGHLDGLLSDATVLQLQKSPRLQQRLVELLLGCELVSSGTDWGRDVLLGHEPRRAALLAGSIWHARSVLKLVSRHDVAILIENIGAEAHAFAIRHLSSAVATTSIDDSQKLASQIENDGFACLGAWLKDASELDRVRVLLRLPVGTTAESPAAEHHNSAGQLLSLVVAHLATQEPAA; encoded by the coding sequence ATGGCATCCACTAACCCAACTTATTCACTCAACCCGCATTCCGATCGCCTGCGCGAGCTTGCCGCTTTGATCCATCCCAGCCGGTTTGCCGGCCATCTTGATGGGCTTCTGTCGGACGCCACAGTGCTGCAGTTGCAGAAGTCTCCTAGACTGCAGCAAAGACTGGTCGAATTGCTGCTAGGTTGTGAGCTGGTTTCGAGCGGAACCGACTGGGGTAGGGACGTTCTGCTCGGGCATGAGCCGCGTCGGGCGGCGCTGCTCGCTGGCAGTATCTGGCATGCCCGTTCGGTGCTGAAGCTTGTGTCAAGGCATGATGTAGCGATTCTGATCGAAAACATTGGTGCCGAAGCACATGCTTTCGCAATCCGACACTTATCCAGCGCCGTCGCAACCACATCGATTGACGATTCGCAGAAGCTCGCGAGCCAGATTGAGAATGACGGATTTGCCTGCCTTGGCGCTTGGCTCAAGGACGCATCAGAACTTGACCGTGTGCGCGTTCTTCTCCGCTTACCTGTGGGGACCACCGCCGAATCTCCAGCAGCCGAACACCACAACTCAGCGGGTCAGTTACTGTCTTTGGTGGTGGCCCACTTGGCCACGCAGGAGCCAGCGGCATGA
- the sctJ gene encoding type III secretion inner membrane ring lipoprotein SctJ, which produces MGNGCPARKRLHALVLLPLLLTLAGCKADLYTKVQEREANEMLGLLLSKGVDAVRVVGKDGTSTIQVEEKQLAYSIELLNNQGLPRQPFKSLGEVFKGAGLVASPVEERARYVYALSEELSRTINDIDGVLSARVHVVLPKNDLLRQDATPSSASVFIRYASNAKLSALLPQIKMLVANSIEGLSYDKVAVVFVPVERAQHEVSVVPAAASTEPTKFIAAHIAIGAGGGLAALGILSYVLLSTRGRQLRQSWLKVTSFGRDASKPAGQSACKKLSSDPK; this is translated from the coding sequence ATCGGTAACGGCTGTCCCGCAAGAAAGCGGCTTCATGCTCTCGTCCTGTTGCCGCTTTTGCTGACCCTCGCCGGTTGCAAAGCTGATCTGTATACCAAAGTTCAAGAACGCGAAGCCAACGAGATGCTTGGGCTGCTCCTGAGCAAGGGCGTCGATGCCGTCCGTGTTGTCGGTAAGGATGGGACCAGCACAATTCAGGTGGAAGAAAAGCAGCTCGCCTACTCAATCGAGCTTCTGAATAACCAGGGCTTGCCGCGCCAACCCTTCAAGAGCCTTGGTGAGGTGTTCAAGGGGGCGGGCCTCGTTGCCTCTCCGGTTGAGGAGCGAGCCCGCTACGTCTATGCTCTCAGTGAAGAATTGTCGCGCACGATCAACGATATCGATGGGGTTCTCTCCGCCCGTGTTCATGTCGTTCTGCCGAAGAATGATCTTTTACGACAGGATGCAACCCCGTCTTCGGCGTCGGTGTTCATTCGATACGCCTCGAATGCGAAGCTCTCAGCCTTGCTGCCGCAGATCAAGATGCTCGTCGCCAACAGCATCGAAGGTCTATCATACGACAAGGTGGCGGTCGTGTTCGTGCCGGTTGAGCGGGCTCAGCATGAGGTCTCCGTTGTGCCAGCGGCAGCTTCCACCGAACCAACCAAGTTCATTGCAGCCCACATTGCGATTGGTGCAGGAGGTGGGCTCGCCGCGTTGGGCATTCTATCTTACGTGCTGCTGAGCACACGTGGGCGACAGCTTCGTCAATCCTGGCTCAAAGTGACAAGTTTCGGCAGAGATGCCAGCAAGCCAGCGGGCCAGTCCGCCTGCAAAAAGCTCTCCTCCGATCCGAAATAG
- a CDS encoding nodulation protein NolB — protein MISSMLFGITPTPVNSVECASNGCSPAHAQFDESLAQAASNQGAASSVSERAPAPLLPEVPRAVMSPSPLGDRVLQSISAIHQGKPFPSGAVSPTLVGEPDPTKGFQLGPAAQPVLRVQQVEVHPAGKPEGADHFDSALANLRDVYNGVIQVSLVSKGTGAVSSSLNKLLSAG, from the coding sequence ATGATTTCCTCCATGTTGTTTGGCATTACGCCGACCCCTGTCAACTCCGTCGAGTGTGCCTCCAACGGCTGTTCGCCGGCACACGCCCAGTTTGATGAGAGTCTTGCGCAGGCGGCCTCGAACCAAGGTGCCGCCTCTTCTGTGAGCGAGCGCGCGCCAGCTCCATTGCTGCCGGAAGTACCGCGCGCAGTCATGTCGCCGAGCCCGCTCGGCGATCGTGTCCTTCAGAGCATTTCTGCTATCCATCAGGGCAAACCATTTCCGTCGGGTGCAGTTTCGCCGACGCTCGTCGGCGAGCCTGATCCTACCAAGGGTTTCCAGCTTGGGCCGGCAGCGCAGCCAGTCTTGCGTGTGCAGCAAGTTGAGGTACATCCGGCGGGGAAACCGGAAGGTGCGGATCATTTCGATTCGGCGCTGGCGAATCTGCGGGATGTTTACAACGGCGTTATCCAGGTTTCGCTCGTCTCCAAGGGGACAGGTGCTGTCAGTTCATCTCTGAACAAGCTTCTATCGGCGGGCTGA
- a CDS encoding secretin N-terminal domain-containing protein, which yields MLIPSTRRHILKKLLYAGVFICLGVVEALGAPLALPSTPYSYTVLDQDLAAALQEFGNNLNIRVNVSAGVKGRIRGRMSDLPPREFLERLINLYNLQWYYDGMVLYVSAAHEAQSRLLVLSPISFDAFKAALDALNISDERYIVRAVPGDGLVFASGPPRFVALVEQTLKGLAAEAQARRNPSGDEKPRHESVLMLFRGSSSVVVREGRPNDAPSPEAPHQDGRVHLPDAGKK from the coding sequence ATGCTCATTCCATCTACAAGGCGGCACATCTTGAAGAAACTTCTCTATGCTGGTGTTTTCATTTGCTTGGGCGTCGTCGAGGCGCTCGGCGCTCCCCTGGCGCTGCCATCGACGCCTTATAGTTACACAGTTCTGGATCAGGACCTTGCGGCCGCACTGCAGGAATTCGGCAACAACCTAAACATCAGAGTCAATGTCAGCGCCGGGGTGAAGGGGCGGATTCGCGGGCGAATGTCCGATCTCCCACCGCGAGAGTTCCTCGAACGGTTGATCAATCTCTACAATCTTCAATGGTACTACGATGGGATGGTGCTCTATGTATCCGCCGCGCATGAGGCGCAAAGCCGCCTTTTGGTCTTGAGTCCGATCAGCTTCGATGCGTTCAAGGCGGCACTCGATGCGCTCAACATCTCCGACGAGCGTTACATCGTGAGAGCCGTACCGGGAGATGGCCTCGTCTTCGCCTCTGGTCCACCCCGCTTTGTCGCGCTTGTGGAGCAAACACTCAAAGGACTTGCGGCGGAGGCACAGGCACGGCGAAACCCGAGCGGTGACGAAAAGCCACGGCACGAGTCGGTCTTGATGCTGTTTCGGGGATCCTCCAGCGTGGTCGTTCGCGAAGGACGACCGAATGACGCTCCTTCGCCGGAGGCACCACATCAAGACGGCAGGGTCCACCTACCCGACGCAGGCAAGAAATGA